Proteins found in one Triticum aestivum cultivar Chinese Spring chromosome 4D, IWGSC CS RefSeq v2.1, whole genome shotgun sequence genomic segment:
- the LOC123099635 gene encoding MYB-like transcription factor 4, giving the protein MGRSPCCEKAHTNKGAWTKEEDQRLIAYIKAHGEGCWRSLPKAAGLLRCGKSCRLRWINYLRPDLKRGNFTEEEDELIIKLHELLGNKWSLIAGRLPGRTDNEIKNYWNTHIKRKLLARGMDPHTHRPLNAIAGAAMPAQQLRAAHQHQYAAATPGGHHLQPQQQDPFAALSSSAEPACSHSSDDEPAGSATPPPPSRRHLGIDLNLSISLAPYQPGDDPAVKQEAATTASHNNATTSTSAACMCLNHLGFQGAGEGCRCGGASSVPMQQQASTQHMFRFIAPLEGGRQ; this is encoded by the exons ATGGGGAGGTCCCCGTGCTGCGAGAAGGCGCACACCAACAAGGGCGCCTGGACCAAGGAGGAGGACCAGCGCCTCATCGCCTACATCAAGGCCCATGGCGAGGGCTGCTGGAGGTCCCTCCCCAAAGCCGCAG GGCTGCTGCGGTGCGGGAAGAGCTGCAGGCTGCGGTGGATCAACTACCTGAGGCCGGACCTCAAACGGGGCAACttcaccgaggaggaggacgagctcATCATCAAGCTCCACGAGCTGCTCGGCAACAA GTGGTCGCTCATCGCCGGGAGGCTGCCGGGGAGGACGGACAACGAGATCAAGAACTATTGGAACACGCACATCAAGCGCAAGCTCCTGGCCCGCGGCATGGACCCGCACACCCACCGCCCGCTCAATGCCATCGCGGGGGCCGCCATGCCGGCGCAGCAGCTCCGGGCCGCGCACCAACACCAGTACGCTGCTGCCACACCCGGGGGCCACCACCTCCAGCCGCAGCAGCAGGATCCCTTCGCGGCTCTCTCCAGCTCAGCCGAGCCCGCCTGCAGCCACAGCAGCGACGACGAGCCGGCCGGCTCCgccacgccgccgccaccgtcgcgaCGGCACCTCGGCATCGACCTCAACCTCTCCATCAGCCTGGCGCCCTACCAGCCGGGCGACGACCCGGCGGTGAAACAGGAGGCAGCAACGACGGCGAGCCACAACAATGCAACAACGTCCACGTCGGCGGCGTGCATGTGCTTGAACCACCTCGGGTTCCAGGGCGCCGGCGAGGGATGCCGCTGCGGCGGCGCTTCCTCCGTGCCCATGCAGCAGCAGGCCAGCACGCAGCACATGTTTAGATTCATCGCACCGCTAGAGGGCGGACGCCAATAG